In Phreatobacter stygius, a genomic segment contains:
- a CDS encoding outer membrane protein: protein MASPLAATAEPLSWTGPWVGVTAGVRRDVGATGSRLIYVDPLLSGHQHQNQSAVTGGTLGFSAGYDVQFGSFVGGPIAGIDFSRSRLAGNIPYFGARAGFLATDRILLFVTGGIQSMQNAPDTAIWYQVAPFWNDLFRHDFGAKAGRLWGAFVGAGAEYRLAGNWSVTADYSYAQTRGHFNDLVSLPVPAPAVAPLVRVNLNTTVSTHTFRIGVKYRL from the coding sequence ATGGCGAGCCCGCTCGCCGCAACGGCCGAGCCGTTGTCCTGGACCGGACCGTGGGTGGGCGTCACGGCCGGTGTCCGGCGGGATGTCGGCGCGACCGGCAGTCGCCTCATCTATGTCGACCCTCTATTGTCAGGGCATCAGCATCAGAATCAGAGCGCCGTGACAGGCGGAACCCTCGGGTTTAGCGCCGGCTACGATGTCCAGTTCGGCAGCTTTGTCGGCGGCCCGATCGCCGGCATCGACTTCAGCCGCTCGCGGCTTGCCGGCAATATCCCCTATTTCGGGGCGCGCGCCGGCTTCCTGGCCACCGACCGGATCTTGCTGTTTGTCACAGGCGGCATCCAGAGCATGCAGAATGCTCCGGATACGGCGATCTGGTACCAGGTGGCGCCTTTTTGGAACGATCTTTTCCGGCACGATTTCGGCGCCAAGGCCGGTCGCTTATGGGGCGCCTTTGTCGGCGCTGGCGCCGAATACCGGCTCGCCGGCAACTGGTCGGTCACGGCGGATTACAGCTATGCCCAGACGCGTGGCCACTTCAATGATCTGGTCAGCCTGCCGGTGCCGGCGCCGGCGGTGGCCCCGCTCGTGCGCGTCAACCTGAATACGACGGTCTCGACGCACACGTTCCGGATCGGCGTGAAATATCGGCTGTGA
- a CDS encoding GYD domain-containing protein — MALYMYQAAYTAESIAAQLKNPQNRVEAVGRAVCEAVGGKFIGGWYCFGDYDITLVADVPDNQSMAAIALGIAAGGALKSAKTTVLMSGAEAVAGMKKAEAVVKIYKPAR, encoded by the coding sequence ATGGCACTCTACATGTATCAGGCTGCCTACACCGCAGAATCGATTGCCGCCCAGCTCAAGAATCCGCAGAACCGCGTCGAGGCCGTCGGCCGGGCGGTGTGCGAGGCCGTCGGAGGCAAGTTCATCGGCGGCTGGTATTGCTTCGGCGACTATGACATCACCCTCGTCGCCGACGTGCCGGACAATCAGAGCATGGCCGCCATCGCTCTGGGCATTGCCGCGGGGGGCGCCCTCAAGTCGGCGAAGACCACCGTGCTGATGTCCGGGGCCGAGGCGGTGGCCGGCATGAAGAAGGCGGAGGCGGTGGTCAAGATCTACAAACCCGCCCGATAG
- a CDS encoding GIY-YIG nuclease family protein: MYYVYMMASDRNGTLYVGVTNDIARRSYQHRTGTGAAFTRKYGVVKLVWMEPHDSIVEAIGREKQIKGWNRAWKLKLIERDNPHWEDLYERLNG, translated from the coding sequence ATGTATTACGTGTACATGATGGCCAGCGACCGGAACGGCACGCTTTATGTCGGCGTGACCAACGACATTGCGCGGCGCTCCTATCAGCACCGCACCGGCACGGGCGCCGCCTTCACGCGAAAATACGGCGTCGTGAAGCTGGTCTGGATGGAGCCGCACGACAGCATCGTCGAGGCGATCGGCCGGGAGAAACAGATCAAGGGCTGGAATCGGGCCTGGAAGCTCAAGCTGATCGAACGGGACAATCCGCACTGGGAGGATTTGTACGAAAGGCTGAATGGGTAG